In the Nerophis ophidion isolate RoL-2023_Sa linkage group LG01, RoL_Noph_v1.0, whole genome shotgun sequence genome, one interval contains:
- the LOC133556669 gene encoding uncharacterized protein LOC133556669 isoform X1, which yields MGVVPSELDVVIVEDEDVCNHHLDPNNQIEWEPNDDPSLQDDINVLNSNTNTQASTQHHEVLGGATPSGECLDFSEVVGVMQNQPSTADQSISNETQRGDGVNVLRRETFNNIQLSSVLTFPQNNDVTDYATFYRGVLGSLKKLTQMVTKEARPDDIIQLELSGESANQHTSFTFRNDAGAVMNAFQDVLDLLVQSNVEILNDEEIQVMVQVIHNPRGGVRRKIETLLEHEIRRKKARYLYNPLNSNNQLCFAISLASLLHPEFTDNQAVAEAEKIQRKAGLDEQTSVTFSHIREFEKVVRRKIVILYREEGQRPLSRFETDYPKSENPLYLYLSQNHYSGIINIKGFLSKPYVCHYCYQGYNKPDRHKCDGYCLVCTQNGCVKIEGKTVLCRDCNMWCRSPACLLRHRVKHRVMEKLVSNCDRRKKCLKCNLFYDVPVATGIAKHTCPKLKCQICKEELPRSDSETPETRHLCYIQPQPREVNHNDNIIFYDFETFVDDNHTHIPFLVCTKTLQGEEWCAFGLDCVTVFLNHFRKPRYLKSTFIAHNSRGFDGYLILRGMVQLGIAPLIIMQGSKVLCFKDPDFLQKYIDSLSFLTMPLSAMPKALGLGDCWSKGYFPHKFSSEEHLNYVGKYPAISNYGVERMTPVKRTKFETWYQNEKSEVFDFQKQAVHYCKNDVNVLREGCIKFRAEFTSETGVDPFSRITIASACMRVFVTNFLEPRSLAIPSPDNYRGLCKKYSHTSIQWLEWESHRRGIFIQHALNKGEKQMGAYFVDGFAIIGGKPFVWEFQGCFYHGCPTCFEPGAVCPLTNTPFEELHKATEKKMKALKRDHKVNIIVIREHEWNEMKKSNPRVIDFLKTRNYPAPLMPRDALYGGRTSAFCLRHTAGENQRVLYEDVTSLYPYVNSAFPYPLGHPVIIHTDFDDVGNYFGLVRAVVHPPRGLYFPVLPYRTVKGKLVFTLCRTCAENNNQQEPCEHDEEGRALTGVWVTLEFNKALQLGYRVGKITEVWHFEERSETVFTGYVQTFLKGKQEASGYPKEAVDAESREKYIREYRENQGIQLDAEKIEPNPAKRQMSKLCLNSLWGKFAERCNRTQTTLVRKSEVFFDFVFSGKYQVEYFSFLNEQIAMVQWQYSKNSVVLPGNTNNVFVAAFTTAYARLKMYGYLEVLQERVLYTDTDSLIYTVNEGEVSLETGSYLGDLTDELGGDSIHEFVSAGPKSYAYQTLQGKKTVLRAKGITQTRECCERVNFDSVKDLVEGYLEEDKTGAIYTPHHQIVRDKRGFLLNNSSFEKKFRVVYDKRRLFPDGKTLPFGY from the coding sequence tgtgttaaattcaaacacaaacacacaagcctctacacagcatcacgaggtgttgggaggggcgacaccctcgggggaatgtttggatttttcggaggtggtgggggtcatgcagaaccaaccgtcaacggctgaccaatcaatttcaaatgagacccagaggggtgatggggtaaatgtcttgaggagggaaacattcaacaatatacaactatccagcgttttaacttttcctcaaaacaacgatgtaacagattacgccacattttaccgcggagtcttggggagccttaaaaagctgacacagatggtaactaaggaagctagacccgacgatatcattcaattggagttatccggtgaaagtgcaaatcaacacacttcatttacatttcgaaacgatgccggggctgtgatgaatgcttttcaagacgtgttagatctgttggtacaatcaaacgttgaaatattgaacgatgaagaaatacaggtgatggtccaggtgatacataaccctcgaggtggtgtaagaagaaaaatcgaaacccttttggaacatgaaatccgcagaaaaaaagctcgttatctttacaatccattaaactcgaataatcaactatgttttgccattagcctagcaagtctgttacatcctgaatttacagataaccaggctgtggcggaggctgaaaaaatacagagaaaagcgggcttagacgaacagacttccgtcactttcagtcatattcgtgaatttgaaaaagtggtacgtcgtaaaattgtcatactgtacagagaagagggccaacgacccctctcacggttcgagacggattaccccaaatcagaaaatccgttgtatctgtatttatctcagaatcattacagcggtatcattaacattaaaggttttttgtcaaaaccgtacgtttgtcactactgttaccaagggtacaacaaacccgacagacacaaatgcgacggctattgcttggtctgtacacaaaacgggtgtgtaaaaatagaggggaaaactgtgctttgcagggattgcaacatgtggtgtcgttctcctgcatgtctcctcagacacagggtaaaacaccgggttatggaaaaactcgtcagcaactgcgatcggcgaaagaaatgccttaaatgcaacctattttacgatgtacctgtggctacaggtatcgctaaacacacgtgccctaagttaaaatgtcaaatatgtaaagaagagctacctcgcagtgactcagagacacctgaaacacgacatctttgctatatacaaccccaaccacgtgaagtaaaccacaatgataatatcatattctatgattttgagacgtttgtcgatgacaatcacactcacattccctttctagtctgtaccaagacgctgcaaggagaagagtggtgtgcttttggactggattgtgttacagttttcctcaatcatttcaggaaacctcgttatcttaaatctacatttatagcccacaattcgagaggatttgacggttacttgattctgagaggcatggtacagctgggtatagcacccttaattatcatgcaggggagtaaagttctctgttttaaagaccctgattttttgcaaaaatacattgactcgctttccttccttaccatgccgcttagcgctatgccaaaagcgttaggactcggtgattgctggtccaaggggtattttcctcacaaatttagttcggaggaacatttaaattatgtcggaaaataccccgcaatcagcaattacggtgtagaacgcatgacacctgttaaacgcaccaagtttgagacgtggtatcaaaatgagaaaagcgaggtctttgattttcaaaaacaagcggtacactactgtaaaaacgacgtcaatgttcttcgtgagggttgcatcaaatttagagccgagtttacgagcgagacgggtgttgaccccttctcccgtatcaccatagcctcggcctgcatgagggtgtttgtgactaatttcctcgagccgcgttctctagccataccttccccggataactaccgagggttgtgtaaaaaatactcacacaccagcatccaatggttagaatgggagtcgcatcgtcgtggtattttcattcagcatgctttaaacaaaggcgaaaaacagatgggggcatactttgtggatgggtttgctataatcggtggcaaaccattcgtctgggaatttcaggggtgtttttatcacggatgcccgacgtgtttcgaacccggtgctgtatgccctttgacaaacacaccgttcgaggagttgcacaaggctaccgagaaaaaaatgaaagcgttaaagcgtgatcacaaggtcaacatcatcgtcatcagagagcacgagtggaatgaaatgaaaaaatcaaaccctagggtaatagactttctcaaaacacgcaattaccccgcacctctcatgcctcgagacgctctttatggaggtaggacaagcgccttttgcttgaggcacacggcgggtgagaaccagcgtgtattgtatgaggatgtcacctctctctacccgtacgtcaacagcgcatttccttaccccctgggtcatcctgtcatcatccacacggattttgacgatgttggaaactatttcggtctggtcagagccgttgttcaccctcctcgaggtctctatttccctgtgctaccctacagaacggtcaagggtaaactagtgtttacactttgccgcacatgcgcagaaaacaataaccagcaggaaccctgcgaacatgatgaggaaggaagggcattgacgggagtctgggtcacgctcgaattcaacaaagctttacagttgggatacagagtcggtaagattacggaggtgtggcactttgaagaacggagcgaaaccgtttttacgggttatgttcaaactttcctaaagggtaagcaagaagcttcagggtatcccaaagaagccgtcgatgcagaaagcagggaaaagtacattcgtgaatatcgtgaaaatcagggaatacagctggatgctgaaaaaatcgaacccaaccctgccaagagacaaatgtcaaaactctgtttaaacagcctttggggaaagtttgcggagaggtgcaatagaactcagaccaccttggtgagaaaaagtgaagtatttttcgactttgtattttcaggaaaatatcaggttgaatatttttcctttctcaacgagcaaattgctatggtgcaatggcaatacagtaaaaacagcgtggtgcttcccggtaacacaaataatgtatttgtcgctgcttttaccaccgcttacgcacgtttgaaaatgtacggttacctagaggtgttgcaagagagagttctttacacagacaccgatagtttaatctacacggtaaacgagggggaagtttctctggagacggggtcctatctaggcgatttgacggatgagttgggaggagacagcattcacgaattcgtctctgccggtccaaagagttatgcctaccaaaccctgcagggtaaaaaaactgtgctgcgtgccaaaggaatcactcaaacccgcgagtgttgtgagagggtcaactttgacagcgttaaagatttggtggagggctatctggaggaagacaaaacaggtgcgatctacacccctcatcaccaaattgttcgtgataaaagggggttccttttaaataactcgtctttcgaaaaaaagtttcgagtggtgtatgacaaaagacgtctctttcccgacgggaaaactttacctttcgggtattag